CGCGCTGCAGGCGCTCGTCGAGCACAACTGGCCCGGCAACGTACGCGAACTCGACCACGCGGTCGAACGCGCCGTGCTCATGACGCAGGGGCCGACCTTGCGCTACGGTGACCTGAGCCTCACGCCCTCGCGCGACGGCGCATCGCGCCTCGAGGACATGAGCCTCGAAGACGTCGAATCCTTCCTCGTCAAGAAGGCGATGGCGCGCTACGATGGGAACGTGAGCCATGCAGCCCGCGCGCTCGGCCTGAGCCGTAGCGCGCTCTACCGCCGACTGCAGCGCTACGGCCTATGACGCGGTCGAGGCGCGGTCGCCGATGGCTGGGCCATGAGCGACGCGTCCTGCTCATGGCGCTCCTCGCCGGCCTCCCGGCCGTCGTCGTCGCGCTCTGGCTGCTCTGGACCGGCAACTTCGCGCCCAAGATCTCCTGGACCCTCACCGTCTTGATCCTCTCGTGCTGGTGCGGCGTTGCCGTCGCCCTGCGCACGCGCGTCGTCTACCCGCTCCAGACCCTCTCCAATCTCCTCGCCGGGCTCCGCGAAGGCGATGCGTCGGTGCGCGCACGCGGCGCGGCCCAGGATGATGCCCTCGGCGAGGTGATGCTGGAGGCGAACGTCCTTGCCGACACGCTCCGCCAGCAGCGCCTCGGCGCGCTCGAGGCGACCGCCCTGCTCCGCAAGGTCATGGAGGAGATCGACGTCGCCGTGTTCACCTTCGATGGCGCCCATCGCCTGCGCCTGATCAACCGCGCCGGAGAGCGGCTGCTCGGGCGTGCGGCCGAGCGCCTGCTCGGATGCAACGCGGAAGAACTCGGCCTGGCGTCCGGCCTCGACGAGCACACGCCTCGTGTCGCCGACATGGCCTTTCCCGGCGGCGTCGGCCGCTGGGAGGTCCGGCGCACCAGCTTCCGGCAGGGCGGCCTCCCCCACCAGCTCCTCGTGCTGACCGATGTGAGCCGTCCGTTGCGCGAGGAAGAGCGCCAGGCGTGGCAGCGACTGATGCGCGTTCTTGGCCACGAGATCAACAACTCGCTGGCGCCCATCAAGTCGATTGCGGGCAGCCTCGCGCGCCTGCTCCAGCGCCAGGAACTCCCGGCCGACTGGCGTGACGACGCGGGACGAGGCTTGGGGGTGATCGCACAGCGATCGGAGGCCCTCACACGGTTCACCGCGTCCTACGCGCGGCTCGCCCGACTCCCCCAGCCTCGCCTGGCTCCGCTCGACATCGGAGACCTCGCCAGGCGTGTCGTCGGCCTCGAGACCCGGATGGCCGTTTCGCTCGAACAGGGGCCTGCGCTCCAGGTGCCTGGCGACAGTGATCAGCTCGAGCAGTTGCTGATCAACGTGCTGAAGAACGCCGTGGACGCGGCCCTCGAGACGGATGGCGGCGTGAACGTGAGCTGGGCGACCTCCGGCGGCTTCCTGGAGCTGCGCGTGGACGACGAGGGACACGGGCTG
This is a stretch of genomic DNA from Vicinamibacterales bacterium. It encodes these proteins:
- a CDS encoding ATP-binding protein codes for the protein MALLAGLPAVVVALWLLWTGNFAPKISWTLTVLILSCWCGVAVALRTRVVYPLQTLSNLLAGLREGDASVRARGAAQDDALGEVMLEANVLADTLRQQRLGALEATALLRKVMEEIDVAVFTFDGAHRLRLINRAGERLLGRAAERLLGCNAEELGLASGLDEHTPRVADMAFPGGVGRWEVRRTSFRQGGLPHQLLVLTDVSRPLREEERQAWQRLMRVLGHEINNSLAPIKSIAGSLARLLQRQELPADWRDDAGRGLGVIAQRSEALTRFTASYARLARLPQPRLAPLDIGDLARRVVGLETRMAVSLEQGPALQVPGDSDQLEQLLINVLKNAVDAALETDGGVNVSWATSGGFLELRVDDEGHGLAQTANLFVPFFTTKPGGSGIGLVLSRQIAEGHNGTLTLENRTDRSGCRATLRLPLLNPRSSVVADNPAHIAWPDPEARR